TAGAACTGCCGCGACAGCTCAAACACAACGGGCTGCAACCACATTATGAGTCCTAGGTGTTTGGGACGCAACCACCGGGTACCAGGAATGCATCACGGCGAGACGGTGTACGGCATGCAGATCGAGCAGTGCCCCTGGCTTACTATCTGGGGGAACACATGACGCTCGGTTATGGTTGCAGAGGGTCGACGTTTTGGGACACAGCCTACATCATGGGGGATGGTCTGTGAACACTTGGGCTGGGATTGCACGATAGGGATACCACTCTGGCGTGTATATACACCTGGCTTATCAGATGGTGGGGTGTTGATCCCTGCGGCCCAGATTTGGGGTGACATTGGCGGAAAAGCAGGAACATAGCTTTAATTATGACTGCAAAGAGCTTCGCTACAAGGAAATAAGTTGAAGGATAGAATGTGAATTGGTCCTTGACCGAAGTTATGGTTCGGAATAGCGTCGCGTCGCGATCAAAAAGGCAGCAACTTGCGGCACGGTGACGTAGCGTGATGAACTACATGTATCGCGCATGGGCATGGTATTAAGTAAAAGGTGCACGAGTTTCTTCATACATAAAGCTTAATATCTATCTCGATCCAACTAAAAACGCTATCACTAGTCATTCATCATGCATTCATGGACAAGCAAGCCGCAGCCTCAGCATGTTAGCATAcgcttcaacaccatcacaTCCCTTGCAACAATTTAACCCTTGAATGCCTTTCCAGTACTGACATTGACCTTTGTCCACACAGAGCCCGTCGACATGTACCAGGCGAACTGAACGGGCCAATAGACATGCATCATCCACaaccaaggaagaggatcCCAAGACTCAAATGTCCCATCCTTCCAGTAGATTATATGCTGCACAAAAGCCCGAATGGACTTTTGGATGTCCGACAGACTCATTGTGCCTCGGAAGAGAGTGAGGTAAAAGGGATACAGAACAAGTTCGACGAAGTCTTGGCCGACCCAGTAGTACTGCTGGGGATGGGTAGGCGACAGAGGTGGCTTTGTCAAAGGCCTTGGTGCAGATGGGGTAAGAATGGAGAGATACTCATCGACGATCTCGGGGGTGTTGTTGAACAGAACGGTAGCCGTGTGAACTCTTGGATTGCACTCAATGGGATATATCGTGACCTCTTTATCGGCACCAGActtgacagcatcttcatcttccttaTTGATCAAGAAGTCAAAGCTCATATGTCCTGTAAAGctctctcctccttcttcagcttgcttCAGTGTAAAGTCAAGCATGGCCCTGCTCAGAGGTGAATCGACAGGAAGAGCCGAGTAATGCATGAGAACATCGGCAGAACGACACGCGACGAACGCGCAAACGCGACCGCGAATGACGAGCGCGTGGGTGCAAAACTCAGGACCTGTGATGTACTCTTGTATGATGAAGGAGCATTTGGCGGTCTCGAAAGGAATAGAGTCGATGCGTGCGAGGGTAGCTTCTTCGGAGGGAAGAGGAAGTAAAGGCATTACAAAGCGCGCAACATCATCTACACCAACAGGTTTGACGAGGTATTGTCTCGCACCATGTTTATGCTCAAGACCACCGTTTCTTTGAAGGAAGTTGATGACATCTTCTCtatcctcaacagcctccgTCAACGGAACCGTGAGACCAAGACCCTTGGTATGCTCGATAAACGCATCCTTCTCATGAAGTCTTCGGatatcctcaacaccaaattGAATCGCCTTAGCATTCGTACGAGCCTCGATGATTTCCCGAACcgcagcatcttcaactgCTGCATTGACATCTGAGACAGAAACCCAAAGATCAACGTCCTCGTAGTGAATGATCTCGACAATTCGATTGAGATATGGATCATTCATGCTCGTTTTTGAAGGATCTGAAGGCGGTGGGAGACGATAGTACGCGTCGATTGCGAAGGATATGCGACCGGGCGAGAGGGAATGGCAATCTGCTCCTATGACGCGATGGCCTCGACGATAAAACATTCGTGCGAGAGAGAGCCCTTTCGCCATGTTCACGCCTGTGACCAAGACGGTGACTTTGTCCAGATTATCGCCGTCATTCTGAGGGTTGGAGGGTTTCGACGTGAAGCGGTTCCATAGGTAAGATCCCAATGCAAAGAGTGCATTTGTCGGTAGGAATatgaagctgaggaggaagagagccAAGTTCTTGGCGAATTCAATCGCTCGAGAGCTCTCCAGAGCCTGATTTGGCTCACCCATGATCAATGGGATATAAACTCTAAGATTGAGTCCTAGCAGTATACAATTGACAATTATGAGCTTCACCAAGCCATAGAGCTAAAGCTACGGAGGATACAGCTCGAAAACGCGTTGTGAAAAAAGTCAATTGGAAGACGTCATGACTTGGGCGTGTCTGCGGAGAATGATCTCACTAGCACGTCGGTGCAGCCCTGGGGCAACACATTCCGATCGCAAACAGTCCCCTCCCTACTAAGACAATCTAACTCAACCTAGTCTCAGATCCTAAAGAGGGGAAAACACATTAGGCTTCTTCGCCAGGAAGATTAGCTCCGATGATTTCACACCATAGATCTCTCATGCATATGCAGCATTTCACACCGGCCCCTTTCACAACCAATTACAGCTCCAGGGTGTTCCTCATGTCCCTTGAGGTATCACAAGTAAAACACACCATGTGCGGAATTGTCACTGTGTGTATACCGATACAAATGGTCGAGACTCATTTTCCCATCAGCCCACAATACTGTTACACCGAAACGCTGTGCTATGAGTCTGCTTACTTCTATGACGGCTAGACTCGTGAGCAGGTGGATGGAAGAGCTgcaaaagaaaaggaatTCGGAAAATAAGAGGCGGTCAGGGAATAACGGTCCCCGTAAGGCGCAAGGGTAGATATCGTAGATCTGCAATGCAACATTCGCATTCACCTTTTCCCGATCTCACTCCAGGGTCTATTTCACATGTCCCGTGTTATTTTTGGCCAAGGGAAGATCAGCTAGCCTACTAGGTTCACGTGGGGACAACCTAATGAATGACGCGCACATGCGAGATGGTAGTGTAATCGACGCCTTCGCGCTAACATCGCCCCGTCTTTACGAGAATACCGTATCCTTTCCGTCTCCTAAGATGTGAGATCTAGGTACAATCTGCCCCATGCGGGGCCTAAGATCGTGCCCCTGAACGACAATTCACGGTGCATCccgttgctgttgctgggTTTATGACACCTCGAGAAAAGAAGATTCGCATTACACCTTACCAAACAGGCTAGAAAGAACCTATGTCGTGCTCAACCACTCGTTTCTCACGGGCTGTGTTCCATCCACTCATACAGAAGCGTGGGAACTAATGCTTCAGACCCATCATAACTTGACCATCATGACACCAACATTAGATACATGCGTCTGCGTGCGAACATGCACTTGTAGCCAAGTCTCGGGCCTCAAACCACCTACCCAATGAAAACGGTCCTCTTGTCCCTATACTTCTCCCCCAACCACTCGTTCACCGACGACTCATGTAGTACTAACTTGCTCTCGTGAAAAGAACCCTGGCTTGAAAGTTTGTCGGCAGTTGCATATCCCTCAGAGGGGGTGGTTATCACACATAAAAAGCTCTTCCCATCACCATTACTGCCCTGAAACCCAACCTACACACATCCTCTACACCCTTCCATCCCTATTGTACTACCCCAAAAACACCACCCACCATGTCTGATATGAGTGCTACCGTCGAGCCCACCACCAAGGGTTTCGCTGTCTGTGGCTACGAGAAGATCGAGTATGACTTTGAGTTTCTCGATGGTGTTTTCAAGACTGCCAATCCTCAGCTATACCAGCTCTACTCTCCCTGGGGACGATGTCTGGCTGTGATGGACCTCAACATCTTTAACCTCTATGGGAATGAGATGCAGAGGTACTTTGATCATTATGGTATTCCTCTTACTATTCATAAGACGATGATCGGTGAGAAGGCGAAGAGCATGGATACGTTGTTGTCGATTGTTGATTCTATGACCGATTTTGGTATTTACCGAAAGGAGCCTGTACTTGTTGTTGGCGGCGGTCTCGTCACTGATGTTGCTGGGTAAGTCTTCAGCCACTATTATTCATAACTCAACTGACCGTTACAGCTTCGCTTGTGCTGCGTATCGCCGCAACACGAACTACATCCGCATCCCCACCACAGTCATCGGTCTCATCGATGCCTCAGTTTCCATCAAAGTCGCCGTCAACTACGGCCGCTACAAGAACCGTCTCGGCGCCTATCACGCCCCATCCCACACATTCCTTGACTTCACCTTCCTCCGCAGTCTCCCCGTAGCACAGATCCGCAACGGTTTCGCAGAGCTGATCAAGATCTCTACTTGTGCTCACAAGGATACTTatgatcttcttgagaagtaCTGCGAGCAGCTTATCAACACTGGTTTTGGACGATCTGATGATGCTTCTCCTGAGATTAAGGAGGTTGCTGATAAGATCTGCCGTGCTGGCATCCatgagatgctgaagctTGAGACACCGAACTTGCATGAGATTATGCTTGATCGTGTTATTGCTTATGGTCATACTTGGTCACCTCTTCATGAGCTTGTTCCTGAGACCCCTCTTCGTCACGGCCATGCTATCTCCATTGACATGGCGTACTCTGCTACCCTCGCTCACATCCGTGGTCTTCTCTCATCAGAGGAACATACTCGTCTCTTGAACCTCTTCTCCCGAGCTGGTCTCTCCATGGACCATCCCCAGTTTGATGCtcctcttcttgagaaggccaCCGCTGCTATCCTCAAGACTCGCGATGGCAAGCTTCGCGCTGCTGTTCCCGTCAACCCTATGGGTGACTGCGTCTTCTTGAACGACGTCAGCCACGACGAGATGGTTGCTGCTCTTGAGGAGCAtaagaagatcatgaagtCTTACCCTCGCCAGGGCGCTGGTCTTGAAGCTTTCGTTGACAGCAGCGACACTGGCTACACCATGAACGGTGCCCCCGTTGAGAATGGCAATGGTCAGAACATTCCCCTCAATGGCGTCGAGAACGCCAAGCTTCATGCCTCTGGTCCCGAGGGTGTCGATGGTCTGCAGCAAGACTCCAGCAGCGACGATGATTATGTCGTCAGCTCTTCCAAGACCAACGGTCACCAGGACAAGGGTATCCTAAGTGATCTAAAGGAGAAGGCGAATGGACTTCAGACCCAGATCGCCAAGGCTGTCACTGTTGAGAGCCAATAATTGCATCTAAAACAAAAACAAAGTTCATTGCATGAGTATACGATTGTCAAGTATTTGGGTTAGTTGACTGGGATTACTTTACATCCTAGTCCTTTTAGCATTATGATACCGGGTCTGAGAGCGAGATGATAAATCACTCAGCATCCACGGTTTTACTTTCGATTCAAAATACAAACAAGGATTATATTCCATCTAACGTGCAGATTGAGTTGTGACTGCACATTTGTTTAAATGTTCTTCCCCATACAGCCGGTGATTCCATCTTCCAAGAATGGGCTTCTTATCTGGCATCTTCTTGTCCATCATCCACCGCTCCATTGatcatgttgatgaaggccTCAGCCGTATTCTCCGAAAAGAACTCCACTTCGCGTGCCATGCAGCGTCTTATGTAGTCCTGCCCACGTACAAACATCTCCCGCTCGTATTCCTTCAGGGCATTTTCCAATTGACCTTCCTCTATATGTGCACCACCAGCTTGCTTACAGTACTTGACTATCGCCTTCGCCAGCATGAGAGCATCTAGCATCGCCATGTTGACTCCTTCGCCCACTAGCGGGGTTGCAAGATGAGCAGCATCTCCCAGAAGAGTAAGGCTAGGGACTCGTTTCCAACTTACGGATGAAACAGGCAAGCGATACAAAGGCCATGCATGGAATGGCCCTTCAGCATTGGCCAGATATTCCTTCAGGTTCGGAGCCCAGTTTGCGAAGAACTCTGGTGAAGATAGGAATTTCTGACGAATGTCCTCTGTATCTTCATGGCCCAGAGGTCTTCGATATAGCTTTTCAGGCGCATCCATGCCCATGTAGAATCGATAGGAACGGTCGGATAGCTGCTGAACGGCCATGATCTTGTGCTGTCCCATTGCGAGCATGTTCCCTGGTCCTGCGTGTTCCAGTGCGGCGGTGTAGCTGGGATTGTTGTGAGATATGCTGCCCTCTATGAAGACTTTGCCAGAGTACTTCGGTTTCGCGGAAGTAAGCTTGAGATGGATTAGTATAGGTTACAACGCGAGAAGTCATTTGACGTACCAGCGGGCGCACTTTGCTCCACGCTCCATCTGCGCCAACGATAGCACGAAAGCCAGAAGCAGAGGTACTATTGACAAAAAGAATTACATGCTCAGAAGTTGTATCTCCTCTCTCAATAGACCTTACACGGTGACCCCAACGAATCTTGTCATTCGGGATAGAGTCAAGCAACAATTTGCG
This genomic stretch from Fusarium oxysporum f. sp. lycopersici 4287 chromosome 5, whole genome shotgun sequence harbors:
- a CDS encoding 3-dehydroquinate synthase; its protein translation is MSDMSATVEPTTKGFAVCGYEKIEYDFEFLDGVFKTANPQLYQLYSPWGRCLAVMDLNIFNLYGNEMQRYFDHYGIPLTIHKTMIGEKAKSMDTLLSIVDSMTDFGIYRKEPVLVVGGGLVTDVAGFACAAYRRNTNYIRIPTTVIGLIDASVSIKVAVNYGRYKNRLGAYHAPSHTFLDFTFLRSLPVAQIRNGFAELIKISTCAHKDTYDLLEKYCEQLINTGFGRSDDASPEIKEVADKICRAGIHEMLKLETPNLHEIMLDRVIAYGHTWSPLHELVPETPLRHGHAISIDMAYSATLAHIRGLLSSEEHTRLLNLFSRAGLSMDHPQFDAPLLEKATAAILKTRDGKLRAAVPVNPMGDCVFLNDVSHDEMVAALEEHKKIMKSYPRQGAGLEAFVDSSDTGYTMNGAPVENGNGQNIPLNGVENAKLHASGPEGVDGLQQDSSSDDDYVVSSSKTNGHQDKGILSDLKEKANGLQTQIAKAVTVESQ